The following are from one region of the Nostoc cf. commune SO-36 genome:
- a CDS encoding isopenicillin N synthase family dioxygenase yields MTFLQVPIIDISGLIFQTNNSVDVIAEQIRQALQDYGFFYIVGHGIDEQLQQKLEHLSQQFFAQDVETKLKIRMAIGGKAWRGYFPVGNELTSGKPDLKEGIYFGAELEENHPLVKASIPMHGRNLFPSNIPQFRETVLEYIDSMTQLGHILMAGIALSLGLEKSYFADRYTKDPLRLFRIFNYPPNSLLSKSKWGVGEHTDYGVLTILKQDNVGGLQIKSKSGWIDAPPIPGSFVCNIGDMLDRMTQGLYRSTPHRVQNLSTSHRLSFPFFFDPNFNVEVKPIELKDVVVNDDKSDRWDKASVHEFRGTYGEYLLNKVSKVFPELRQKVIESAE; encoded by the coding sequence ATGACATTCTTACAAGTTCCCATCATCGATATTAGTGGGCTAATTTTTCAAACTAACAACTCTGTCGATGTAATTGCAGAGCAAATCAGACAAGCTCTTCAAGATTACGGATTTTTCTATATTGTTGGACATGGAATTGATGAACAACTACAACAGAAACTAGAACATCTCAGTCAACAGTTCTTCGCGCAAGATGTAGAAACTAAATTGAAAATACGTATGGCTATTGGTGGTAAAGCCTGGCGAGGATATTTCCCCGTGGGTAACGAGTTAACATCAGGTAAACCAGACTTAAAAGAAGGTATTTATTTTGGTGCAGAACTAGAAGAAAATCACCCACTTGTGAAAGCCAGTATACCAATGCACGGTCGCAATCTTTTTCCATCCAACATTCCCCAATTTAGGGAAACAGTACTGGAATATATAGACTCAATGACTCAACTCGGACATATCCTGATGGCTGGTATTGCTTTAAGTTTAGGTTTAGAAAAGTCCTATTTTGCAGATCGTTATACAAAAGACCCATTGAGATTATTTCGCATTTTTAATTATCCTCCTAATTCATTATTATCTAAATCTAAATGGGGTGTTGGCGAACATACAGATTATGGTGTGTTAACTATCCTCAAGCAAGATAATGTCGGTGGATTACAAATCAAGTCCAAGTCTGGTTGGATAGATGCACCTCCTATTCCTGGTTCATTCGTATGCAACATTGGGGATATGCTCGATCGCATGACTCAAGGGCTGTATCGCTCAACACCCCACCGCGTTCAGAACTTATCAACAAGTCATCGCCTTTCGTTCCCGTTTTTCTTTGATCCCAATTTCAACGTTGAAGTCAAACCCATTGAATTGAAGGATGTAGTAGTGAATGATGATAAAAGCGATCGCTGGGATAAAGCCAGTGTTCACGAATTTCGCGGCACTTATGGCGAATATCTCTTGAATAAAGTCTCCAAAGTATTTCCAGAACTGCGTCAAAAAGTGATTGAGAGTGCTGAATAA
- a CDS encoding 4Fe-4S binding protein translates to MIELVSHKLCINCNLCVQVCPTNVFDSVPNQPPAIARKEDCQTCFMCEAYCPADALYVAPESHTNVAVNEDDLIESDIMGEYRRLLGWGYGRKNNSELDTAHKLRQLPRPYQS, encoded by the coding sequence ATGATCGAGCTTGTCAGCCATAAACTATGTATCAATTGCAATTTGTGCGTCCAAGTGTGTCCTACCAACGTCTTTGACTCCGTACCCAACCAACCACCTGCGATCGCCCGCAAGGAAGACTGTCAAACTTGTTTCATGTGTGAGGCTTATTGCCCTGCGGATGCACTCTATGTTGCACCTGAATCTCATACCAATGTTGCAGTCAATGAGGATGATTTAATTGAAAGTGACATCATGGGCGAATATCGTCGGCTCTTGGGTTGGGGATATGGTAGAAAAAACAATAGTGAATTGGATACGGCTCATAAACTGCGTCAACTACCGCGTCCTTATCAAAGTTAA